A single window of Luteipulveratus halotolerans DNA harbors:
- a CDS encoding D-alanine--D-alanine ligase family protein, whose amino-acid sequence MSTSPTSGKKRVAIVFGGRSSEHMVSCATAAGVLQAIDRDRFDVLPIGIARDGRWLLMADDPAPLALTSAQQPEVTGDTTVVVPTSPDGHDVLVLEPGQPPRELGTVDVVLPLLHGPFGEDGTLQGLLELADIHYVGSGVAASAVMMDKHLMKVVFAAAGLPVGRYIVITDKEWRRDKAAALDPVTSLGWPVFVKPARAGSSQGVIKVESHDELEAAVEAAREHDPKVIIEAAINGREIECGVLEGHGSDRPRASEIGEIEVIGGHDFYDFEAKYIDEANVRLSCPTSLPPAIADEVKQLSVKAFEAAGCEGLARVDWFYEPSGQLVLNEINTLPGFTPHSMFPQVWAASGLSYTELISELIDLALERRTGLR is encoded by the coding sequence ATGAGCACCTCACCCACCTCCGGTAAGAAGCGCGTCGCGATCGTCTTCGGCGGCAGGTCCTCCGAGCACATGGTCTCGTGCGCGACCGCCGCCGGCGTCCTGCAGGCGATCGACCGCGACCGTTTCGACGTCCTGCCGATCGGCATCGCGCGTGACGGGCGTTGGCTGCTCATGGCCGACGACCCCGCACCGCTGGCGCTGACGTCGGCGCAGCAGCCCGAGGTCACGGGCGACACGACCGTCGTGGTGCCGACCAGCCCCGACGGCCACGACGTGCTGGTCCTCGAGCCGGGTCAGCCGCCGCGCGAGCTGGGCACGGTCGACGTGGTGCTGCCACTGCTGCACGGCCCGTTCGGCGAGGACGGCACGCTGCAGGGCCTGCTCGAGCTCGCCGACATCCACTACGTCGGCTCGGGTGTCGCCGCGTCCGCGGTGATGATGGACAAGCACCTGATGAAGGTGGTGTTCGCGGCCGCCGGACTGCCGGTGGGGCGCTACATCGTCATCACCGACAAGGAGTGGCGTCGCGACAAGGCGGCTGCCCTCGACCCCGTGACCTCGCTCGGCTGGCCGGTGTTCGTCAAACCTGCGCGAGCCGGGTCGAGCCAGGGCGTCATCAAGGTCGAGAGCCACGACGAGCTGGAGGCTGCGGTCGAGGCCGCCCGCGAGCACGACCCGAAGGTCATCATCGAGGCAGCGATCAACGGTCGTGAGATCGAGTGCGGTGTCCTGGAGGGTCACGGCTCGGATCGCCCGCGTGCCAGCGAGATCGGCGAGATCGAGGTCATCGGCGGCCACGACTTCTACGACTTCGAGGCCAAGTACATCGACGAGGCCAACGTGCGGCTCAGCTGCCCGACGAGTCTGCCGCCGGCGATCGCCGACGAGGTCAAGCAGCTGTCGGTCAAGGCCTTCGAGGCGGCCGGCTGTGAGGGCCTCGCGCGCGTCGACTGGTTCTACGAGCCGAGCGGGCAGCTCGTCCTCAACGAGATCAACACCCTGCCGGGCTTCACACCGCACTCGATGTTCCCGCAGGTGTGGGCCGCCAGCGGCCTGTCCTACACCGAGCTCATCAGCGAGCTGATCGACCTGGCGCTCGAACGGCGTACGGGCCTGCGCTGA
- a CDS encoding trans-sulfuration enzyme family protein: protein MAELDPTTLTAATRLVTGGRPDRVPGGSVSPPLELSSTFIADGEVGYGRNGNRTWTAFEDTLGGLEGGRALAFASGMAAVAACVSLVPTGGTVVAPFHAYNGTGGILDLYEREQRLSVRRVDISDTDAVLSALDGADLLWTESPTNPMLEIADLPTLFARARSRDVVTVCDNTFATPLLQQPLDLGADVVVHSATKYISGHSDLLLGATVTRDDALHARLYEHRTLGGAVPGPMETWLALRGMRTLHLRLERACANAADLAGRLREHQAVARVRYPDMGAVVSIELTGGKEAAERVEHAVRVWTPATSLGGVESLIERRRRHPLEPSTVPEELVRLSVGVEDVEDLWRDLDDALSAG, encoded by the coding sequence ATGGCTGAGCTCGACCCCACCACCCTCACTGCTGCGACCCGTCTGGTCACGGGCGGGCGACCCGATCGCGTCCCCGGCGGATCGGTCAGTCCGCCGCTGGAGCTGTCCTCCACCTTCATCGCCGACGGCGAGGTCGGCTACGGCCGCAACGGCAACCGCACGTGGACGGCGTTCGAGGACACGCTCGGTGGGCTCGAGGGTGGTCGAGCACTGGCGTTCGCCTCGGGGATGGCCGCCGTCGCTGCCTGTGTGTCGCTCGTCCCCACCGGAGGCACCGTCGTCGCACCGTTCCACGCCTACAACGGCACCGGCGGCATCCTCGACCTGTACGAGCGTGAGCAGCGCCTGTCCGTCCGTCGCGTCGACATCAGCGACACCGACGCCGTGCTGTCCGCCCTCGACGGCGCCGACCTGCTGTGGACCGAGTCGCCGACCAACCCGATGCTCGAGATCGCTGATCTGCCAACGCTTTTCGCGCGAGCGCGCTCGCGCGACGTCGTCACGGTGTGCGACAACACGTTCGCCACTCCCCTGCTGCAGCAGCCGCTCGACCTGGGTGCGGACGTCGTCGTCCACTCCGCCACGAAGTACATCTCGGGCCACTCCGACCTGCTGCTCGGCGCCACGGTCACCCGTGACGACGCACTGCACGCCCGGCTGTACGAGCACCGCACGTTGGGCGGTGCGGTCCCGGGCCCGATGGAGACCTGGCTCGCACTGCGCGGCATGCGCACGCTGCACCTGCGCCTCGAGCGCGCCTGCGCCAACGCTGCCGACCTCGCGGGTCGTCTGCGCGAGCACCAGGCCGTCGCCCGGGTGCGCTACCCCGACATGGGCGCGGTCGTCAGCATCGAGCTCACCGGCGGCAAGGAAGCCGCCGAGCGCGTCGAGCACGCGGTGCGGGTCTGGACCCCGGCCACGAGCCTCGGCGGGGTCGAGTCGTTGATCGAACGCCGACGACGTCACCCGCTGGAGCCGTCGACCGTCCCCGAAGAGCTCGTCCGCCTCAGCGTCGGCGTCGAGGACGTCGAGGACCTGTGGCGCGACCTCGATGACGCCCTGAGCGCCGGCTGA
- a CDS encoding HNH endonuclease signature motif containing protein, whose amino-acid sequence MIPAAVIARMVRDLDVTIVRALIDTDTGTLRETSARGYRPSAAVRRFVTTRDGHCRFPGCSHPARWCEADHVTPWPAGQTSADNLQLLCKHHHRTKHEATWQVTMTPDGICTWTSPHGRTYVTRPETATATTRPRRRDL is encoded by the coding sequence ATGATCCCCGCTGCCGTGATCGCCCGCATGGTGCGCGACCTCGACGTCACCATCGTCCGAGCACTCATCGACACCGACACGGGCACCCTGCGCGAGACCAGCGCACGCGGCTACCGCCCATCGGCAGCCGTACGACGGTTCGTGACCACCCGCGACGGGCACTGCCGCTTCCCCGGCTGCTCCCACCCAGCCCGCTGGTGCGAGGCCGACCACGTCACCCCCTGGCCGGCCGGCCAGACCAGCGCCGACAACCTCCAGCTGCTGTGCAAGCACCACCACCGCACCAAGCACGAGGCCACCTGGCAGGTCACCATGACCCCCGACGGCATCTGCACCTGGACCAGCCCCCACGGCCGCACCTACGTCACCCGCCCCGAGACCGCCACCGCCACAACCCGACCTCGCCGGCGCGACCTGTGA
- a CDS encoding NAD(P)H-dependent glycerol-3-phosphate dehydrogenase, which translates to MTRVTVFGSGSWGTAYAAVLADAGCDVTMWCRRAEVAEEISSEHTNRGYLADLVLPQTVRATHDPHEAGEGADICVLAVPSQTLRDNLGSWGDVLGAESVVVSLMKGIELGTTKRMSEVIHDAASVDPSRIVVVSGPNLAPEIAAKQPAAAVVASTGKLARAKVAEASATPYFRPYTNGDVVGTEIGGAVKNVIALAVGMAKGMGMGDNSMASLLTRGLAETARFGVRLGADPQTFLGLAGVGDMVATCASPLSRNYSFGFKLGQGMTVEEVVADTRQTAEGVKSCESILALARQVGADVPIVEAVEAVVHEGRNPKDLVGLLMTRALKHERS; encoded by the coding sequence ATGACGCGCGTCACCGTGTTCGGCAGTGGCAGCTGGGGCACGGCGTACGCCGCCGTGCTCGCGGACGCCGGTTGTGACGTGACGATGTGGTGCCGTCGCGCAGAGGTCGCAGAGGAGATCAGCTCCGAGCACACCAACCGCGGGTATCTCGCGGATCTTGTTCTGCCACAGACGGTTCGGGCCACTCACGACCCGCATGAGGCGGGCGAGGGGGCCGACATCTGCGTCCTCGCAGTGCCGTCGCAGACGCTCCGCGACAACCTCGGCAGCTGGGGCGACGTGCTGGGCGCCGAGTCGGTCGTGGTCTCGCTCATGAAGGGCATCGAGCTCGGCACCACCAAGCGCATGAGCGAGGTGATCCACGACGCGGCGTCGGTCGACCCGTCGCGCATCGTCGTGGTGTCCGGCCCCAACCTCGCGCCCGAGATCGCGGCCAAGCAGCCCGCGGCGGCGGTCGTGGCCTCCACGGGCAAGCTCGCGCGGGCCAAGGTCGCCGAGGCGAGCGCCACGCCGTACTTCCGGCCCTACACCAACGGCGACGTCGTCGGCACCGAGATCGGCGGTGCGGTCAAGAACGTCATCGCGCTGGCCGTCGGGATGGCCAAGGGCATGGGGATGGGCGACAACAGCATGGCCAGCCTGCTCACGCGAGGGCTCGCCGAGACGGCGCGGTTCGGCGTACGACTCGGGGCCGACCCGCAGACCTTCCTCGGCCTCGCCGGCGTCGGCGACATGGTCGCCACCTGTGCCTCACCGCTGTCGCGCAACTACTCCTTCGGGTTCAAGCTCGGCCAGGGCATGACCGTCGAGGAGGTCGTCGCCGACACCCGGCAGACGGCCGAGGGCGTCAAGTCGTGCGAGTCGATCCTGGCGCTGGCGCGTCAGGTCGGCGCCGACGTGCCGATCGTCGAGGCGGTCGAGGCCGTCGTGCACGAGGGCCGCAACCCGAAGGACCTCGTCGGCCTGCTGATGACGCGCGCGCTCAAGCACGAGCGCAGCTAG
- a CDS encoding lysophospholipid acyltransferase family protein yields the protein MQRPPMREEITRLYRGIIAGAHPVLRRVTVQDWSGGEHLPEGGFVIASNHISNVDHFPLGHFLVDHGRAPHFLAKSSLFKPPGVKQIMQGTGQIPVFRGTTRASDSLAAATAALRDGACVCVYPEGTITRERDFWPMTGKSGAARLALETGCPLVPMAIWGTHEILEPYSGRYVPSLRPPRTVSVRVGAPLDLDDLRGQPLTQAVLREATDRLMSRITALLEEIRGEKAPEHRFDPRTDVPARGKSKKGKA from the coding sequence GTGCAACGCCCGCCCATGCGCGAGGAGATCACTCGCCTCTACCGCGGCATCATCGCCGGCGCCCACCCGGTGCTGCGGCGCGTGACCGTCCAGGACTGGAGCGGAGGCGAGCACCTCCCCGAGGGTGGTTTCGTGATCGCGTCCAACCACATCTCCAACGTCGACCACTTCCCCCTCGGTCACTTCCTGGTCGACCATGGTCGAGCACCGCACTTCTTGGCGAAGAGCTCGCTGTTCAAGCCGCCAGGTGTCAAGCAGATCATGCAGGGCACGGGCCAGATCCCGGTCTTCCGAGGTACGACCCGGGCCTCCGACTCCCTCGCGGCGGCCACGGCCGCCCTGCGAGACGGCGCGTGCGTGTGCGTCTACCCCGAGGGCACGATCACCCGCGAGCGCGACTTCTGGCCCATGACCGGCAAGTCGGGCGCGGCGCGGCTCGCCCTCGAGACGGGTTGCCCACTCGTGCCGATGGCGATCTGGGGCACTCACGAGATCCTCGAGCCCTACTCCGGCCGCTACGTCCCCTCGCTGCGTCCGCCCCGTACGGTGTCGGTGCGCGTGGGCGCTCCGCTCGACCTCGACGACCTGCGTGGTCAACCCCTCACCCAGGCCGTCCTGCGCGAAGCCACGGACCGGCTCATGTCGCGGATCACCGCGCTGCTGGAGGAGATTCGCGGCGAGAAGGCACCCGAGCACCGATTCGATCCGCGGACGGACGTCCCGGCCCGCGGCAAGAGCAAGAAGGGCAAGGCATGA
- the cofC gene encoding 2-phospho-L-lactate guanylyltransferase: MSHPVMSAWHVIVPVKSRFRAKSRLQPPPGVARPDLAFALAMDTLTVVREVVRADRVIVVTEDDKVSAEMARHDITTVADPGRGLNGAVQAGLREADRRRPGLPAAVLLGDLPALRADELYAGLRACAATESALVPDHDGSGTVLLTHHDAAALAPRFGRGSAARHARRCTVLELDLPTLRHDVDDIRSLELAVEMGLGPWSSEALATAGTKSA, from the coding sequence GTGAGTCACCCTGTCATGTCGGCCTGGCACGTGATCGTGCCGGTCAAGAGTCGATTCCGGGCGAAGTCGCGCCTTCAGCCGCCGCCCGGTGTCGCGCGTCCCGACCTCGCGTTCGCCCTCGCCATGGACACCCTGACCGTCGTCCGCGAGGTGGTCCGCGCCGACCGCGTCATCGTCGTCACCGAGGACGACAAGGTCAGCGCCGAGATGGCCCGCCACGACATCACGACCGTGGCCGACCCGGGACGAGGCCTCAACGGCGCCGTCCAGGCCGGCCTGCGCGAGGCCGACCGTCGCCGCCCCGGCCTGCCTGCAGCCGTCCTGCTCGGCGACCTGCCGGCCCTGCGCGCCGACGAGCTGTACGCCGGCCTGCGCGCCTGCGCGGCCACCGAGAGCGCCCTCGTCCCCGACCACGACGGCTCCGGCACGGTCCTGCTCACCCACCACGACGCCGCGGCACTCGCACCGCGCTTCGGTCGGGGCTCGGCCGCCCGTCACGCGCGCCGGTGCACGGTCCTGGAGCTCGACCTGCCCACCCTCCGGCACGACGTCGACGACATCAGGTCGCTCGAGCTCGCCGTCGAGATGGGTCTGGGGCCGTGGTCGTCCGAGGCTCTTGCCACCGCCGGCACCAAGAGCGCCTGA
- a CDS encoding cold-shock protein gives MQATVHTFDPDEGSGSVLMDNGRVLDFARAAFAASGLRHLRLGQRVSVEVGAQGVTRLWITGVGPGQRIR, from the coding sequence ATGCAGGCGACGGTGCACACGTTCGACCCGGACGAGGGGTCCGGGTCGGTGCTGATGGACAACGGCCGCGTCCTCGACTTCGCCCGAGCAGCCTTTGCCGCCAGCGGACTTCGGCATCTTCGGCTCGGTCAGCGCGTCAGCGTCGAGGTCGGCGCTCAGGGCGTCACCCGCTTGTGGATCACCGGCGTCGGCCCCGGCCAGCGCATCCGCTGA
- a CDS encoding HU family DNA-binding protein, with translation MNKAELISSLEGRLGSKKAASDALEAVLDVIIREVAKGNKVGITGFGTFEKIGRAARTGRNPRTGESVRIRRTSIPKFKPGTAFKNVVADPRSLPKTGNAGGRASTADTTPAKKAAAKKTTAKKAVAKKTTAKKATPAKTAAAKKTTAKKAAPVKAAAKKTTAKKATPAKTAAAKKTTAKKAAPVKAAAKKTTAKKATPVKTAAKKTTAKKATPVKTAAKKTTAKKAPATKATAKKATTKKTASKRTAKR, from the coding sequence GTGAACAAGGCAGAGCTCATCTCGAGCCTTGAGGGTCGGCTGGGCAGCAAGAAGGCTGCCAGCGACGCTCTTGAGGCCGTTCTGGACGTCATCATCCGAGAGGTCGCGAAGGGCAACAAGGTCGGTATCACCGGCTTCGGCACCTTCGAGAAGATCGGTCGCGCTGCGCGTACGGGCCGTAACCCGCGCACCGGTGAGTCGGTCCGCATCCGTCGTACGTCCATCCCGAAGTTCAAGCCCGGCACGGCGTTCAAGAACGTTGTCGCCGACCCGCGTTCGCTGCCGAAGACCGGCAACGCCGGCGGACGTGCATCGACCGCCGACACCACTCCGGCCAAGAAGGCCGCCGCGAAGAAGACGACGGCCAAGAAGGCTGTGGCGAAGAAGACGACGGCCAAGAAGGCGACTCCGGCCAAGACTGCGGCGGCCAAGAAGACCACGGCCAAGAAGGCGGCCCCGGTCAAGGCTGCGGCCAAGAAGACGACCGCGAAGAAGGCGACTCCGGCGAAGACTGCGGCGGCCAAGAAGACCACGGCCAAGAAGGCGGCCCCGGTCAAGGCTGCGGCCAAGAAGACGACCGCGAAGAAAGCGACTCCGGTCAAGACCGCGGCCAAGAAGACGACGGCCAAGAAGGCGACTCCGGTCAAGACCGCGGCCAAGAAGACGACCGCGAAGAAGGCGCCTGCCACGAAGGCGACGGCCAAGAAGGCCACCACGAAGAAGACCGCGTCGAAGCGCACCGCGAAGCGCTGA
- the leuD gene encoding 3-isopropylmalate dehydratase small subunit: MDKFTTHTGVGVPLRRSNVDTDQIIPAVYLKRVTRTGFEDGLFSAWRGDEEFVLNNADYARGSVLVAGPDFGTGSSREHAVWALMDYGFRVVISSRFADIFRGNSGKAGLLTAQMRQDDVELLWKLLENHPGLEVRVDLEDRTVVAGELTMPFEVDDYTRWRLLEGLDDISLTLRHDDAISDFESRRPAWKPSVHEPA, from the coding sequence ATGGACAAGTTCACGACTCACACCGGCGTCGGCGTACCCCTGCGACGGAGCAACGTCGACACCGACCAGATCATCCCTGCGGTCTACCTCAAGCGGGTCACCCGCACCGGCTTCGAGGACGGGCTGTTCTCCGCCTGGCGCGGTGACGAGGAGTTCGTCCTCAACAACGCCGACTACGCCCGTGGCTCGGTGCTCGTCGCAGGACCGGACTTCGGGACCGGGTCCTCGCGTGAGCACGCCGTCTGGGCGCTCATGGACTACGGCTTCCGCGTGGTCATCTCCTCGCGTTTCGCCGACATCTTCCGAGGCAACTCGGGCAAGGCGGGTCTGCTCACAGCGCAGATGCGACAGGACGACGTCGAGCTGCTCTGGAAGCTGCTCGAGAACCACCCTGGCCTGGAGGTGCGCGTCGACCTGGAGGACCGCACGGTCGTCGCAGGCGAGCTCACGATGCCGTTCGAGGTCGACGACTACACCCGCTGGCGTCTGCTCGAAGGTCTCGACGACATCAGCCTGACGCTCCGACACGACGACGCCATCAGCGATTTCGAGTCGCGTCGACCCGCGTGGAAGCCGTCGGTGCACGAACCTGCCTGA